The following coding sequences are from one Bradyrhizobium sp. WSM471 window:
- a CDS encoding cytochrome P450: protein MTALSTESACESTDIPLSRLDVSEPKRFEDDTVWPHFERLRREDPVHYCENSPYGPYWSITKYRDIIAVDSNHTTFSSERSVTIVDPPEEYWTPSFIKMNPPLHAQQRKTISPIAASENLANLEGLIRSRVQKILDGLPRNDTFNWVDRVSIELTTQMLATLFDFPFQDRWLLTYWSDVAALTPQMGDQIDSWEKRKVVLSECLDYFTRLWSERVNCEPRGDLISMMAHSPATRNMEPREFLGNLILLIVGGNDTTRNSITGGVLFMSQNPSEMRKLRDDASLVSGAVSEIIRYQTPIAHMRRTAVDDFTIGHKRIRRGDKVVMWYISGNRDDEVIARANSFIIDRENVRQHLSFGFGIHRCVGRRLAELQLKILWEEMLNRCLEVNVVGEPERVQSNFVHGYSALPVQIPG from the coding sequence ATGACAGCGTTATCGACAGAAAGCGCCTGCGAGAGCACTGACATCCCGCTGAGTCGCCTTGATGTAAGCGAGCCCAAGCGCTTCGAGGATGATACCGTTTGGCCTCATTTCGAGCGGCTGCGAAGGGAAGATCCCGTCCATTATTGCGAAAACAGCCCATACGGACCATATTGGTCGATAACAAAATACCGCGACATCATAGCCGTGGACTCAAATCACACAACATTCTCATCAGAGCGAAGCGTCACAATAGTCGACCCGCCGGAGGAGTATTGGACCCCCAGTTTTATTAAAATGAATCCTCCTCTCCATGCTCAGCAGCGTAAGACTATCAGTCCGATAGCGGCATCGGAGAACTTGGCAAATCTTGAAGGCTTGATCCGCTCGCGGGTTCAGAAGATTTTGGACGGTTTGCCGCGCAACGATACCTTCAACTGGGTCGACAGGGTCTCGATCGAGTTGACGACCCAAATGCTGGCCACGCTGTTCGATTTTCCATTTCAGGATCGCTGGTTGCTGACCTACTGGTCGGACGTAGCTGCCTTGACTCCACAAATGGGCGACCAGATCGACAGCTGGGAAAAGCGAAAGGTGGTGCTGTCGGAGTGCCTGGACTATTTTACGCGGCTTTGGAGCGAACGGGTCAATTGTGAGCCGCGCGGTGACCTGATCTCGATGATGGCGCATTCACCGGCGACCCGAAACATGGAGCCCCGCGAGTTCCTGGGCAACCTCATACTGCTGATTGTTGGAGGTAACGATACTACGCGCAACTCAATTACCGGGGGCGTCTTGTTCATGAGCCAAAATCCATCCGAAATGCGAAAACTCCGGGATGATGCTTCGCTGGTGTCCGGCGCGGTATCCGAGATTATACGATACCAAACCCCCATTGCACACATGCGCCGGACCGCTGTGGACGATTTCACGATAGGCCACAAGCGAATCAGGCGAGGCGACAAAGTTGTGATGTGGTACATCTCTGGCAACCGAGATGACGAGGTCATTGCGAGAGCCAACAGCTTCATCATCGATCGGGAAAATGTACGGCAACATCTCTCTTTCGGATTTGGGATTCATCGCTGTGTGGGTAGGCGCCTTGCCGAGCTGCAGCTGAAAATCCTGTGGGAGGAGATGCTGAATCGATGTTTGGAGGTAAATGTGGTCGGCGAACCGGAGCGAGTTCAATCGAATTTTGTGCACGGTTATTCCGCACTGCCGGTGCAGATCCCAGGTTAG
- a CDS encoding helix-turn-helix domain-containing protein, which produces MQGQSIQQIRRRLVRADSTVSRELRRNGRPRRTRGPWPPM; this is translated from the coding sequence GTGCAGGGCCAATCGATCCAACAGATTCGACGTCGCCTGGTGCGGGCTGATTCGACAGTCTCGCGTGAACTGCGGCGCAACGGCCGCCCGCGCCGAACCAGAGGGCCATGGCCGCCCATGTGA
- a CDS encoding TauD/TfdA family dioxygenase, producing the protein MKETASTERVIPATDVVKRAARIGVEIRNIKLSGDLPSQTVAAINSLLLEHKVIFFRNQGHLDDAEQEHFAACLGKLVPHPTLGTINGTTSIIELDSARGGSRADVWHTDGTFLAAYPKAAVLRAIVIPSSGGDTIWSNAVAAYLDLPRPLQRLADELWTVHSNAFDYAGTCRVREIDQKHFDEVFTKTIFETEHPVVRVHPETGERALVLGDLVQRFIDIPKRDSQKLFQLFQSYITAPENTVRWTWKEGDVAIWDNRATQHYAVNDYGDQHRVVHRATLDGDAPVSVDGRCSVTRLKTTKHASTKVA; encoded by the coding sequence ATGAAAGAAACGGCTTCGACCGAGCGTGTCATTCCAGCGACCGACGTCGTCAAGCGCGCCGCGCGCATCGGTGTTGAAATTAGAAATATCAAACTTTCGGGTGATTTGCCGAGCCAAACCGTCGCTGCAATCAATAGCCTGCTGCTCGAACATAAAGTGATCTTCTTCCGCAATCAGGGGCATCTTGATGACGCGGAGCAGGAGCACTTTGCCGCTTGTTTGGGAAAGCTGGTGCCGCACCCAACACTCGGTACGATCAATGGAACGACCTCGATCATCGAGCTTGATTCCGCGCGTGGAGGTAGCCGAGCCGATGTATGGCACACCGATGGAACCTTTCTAGCGGCGTATCCCAAAGCTGCGGTGCTGAGAGCTATTGTGATCCCATCGTCGGGCGGCGATACAATTTGGTCGAATGCTGTGGCGGCCTACCTGGATCTGCCGCGGCCGCTCCAACGGCTTGCCGACGAACTCTGGACCGTTCACAGCAACGCCTTCGACTACGCCGGGACCTGCCGTGTTCGCGAAATCGATCAGAAGCATTTTGATGAGGTCTTTACCAAAACGATCTTTGAGACGGAGCATCCGGTGGTCCGTGTACATCCCGAGACCGGCGAGCGCGCGCTGGTGCTCGGCGATTTGGTGCAAAGGTTTATTGATATCCCAAAACGCGACAGCCAGAAGCTGTTTCAACTATTCCAGTCCTATATCACGGCGCCCGAAAATACCGTGCGCTGGACCTGGAAAGAAGGCGATGTCGCGATTTGGGACAACCGCGCAACACAGCATTATGCCGTTAACGATTACGGTGACCAGCATCGCGTCGTTCATCGTGCCACACTCGATGGTGACGCGCCCGTCAGTGTCGATGGTCGATGCAGTGTGACGCGCCTCAAGACGACGAAGCACGCGTCCACGAAAGTTGCCTAG
- a CDS encoding carbohydrate porin has protein sequence MKMAKSRIEKPIDPFAKFEKLRERGGAFTAPGPADTIDQDTASVRSQFSDLGIGFAGWTLNTFVDNELGNAARSTIANQQYVGQNPTFSTVNSMIVTYDLARLGIPDGQIVVGAEHQHWTWQSAGPDRLGLNAVSYYQTLFDRRIELKLGYLRNQHEFAGAGDKVFGPSSRMLFQAGMSNNWAPTPALNLKYNFDDRLYNKLSIQRSVSPAGQYAHVSENPTGLNWSTRDAGILLLDELSYRNKPTPGVMETWLRAGAGFNNSSYTDLQHPTEATTKANSVYYVGADRQFWQSAVHGSASRGVYGGLSAMYAPPDLNRASQYYEIRLYAKGLLDSRPTDQMSLVVSNTIWSHVAVDAALAKEQLAHRDSTAISGLYTAHLAPGIYTTVGLTYINHPTSITYTPQTGHALNILVSTSVFF, from the coding sequence ATGAAGATGGCCAAGAGCAGAATTGAAAAGCCGATCGACCCATTCGCAAAATTCGAGAAGCTTCGCGAAAGAGGTGGCGCTTTCACTGCTCCTGGTCCTGCGGACACGATAGATCAGGATACAGCTTCTGTCAGATCCCAATTTTCGGATCTCGGGATTGGATTTGCTGGCTGGACGCTAAACACGTTTGTCGACAATGAACTCGGCAACGCCGCCAGAAGCACCATCGCCAATCAGCAATATGTCGGCCAGAATCCGACATTTAGTACGGTCAACTCTATGATCGTGACTTATGACCTCGCTCGGCTTGGAATTCCCGATGGTCAGATCGTGGTCGGAGCCGAGCATCAACACTGGACATGGCAGAGCGCTGGGCCAGATCGGCTGGGCCTCAATGCAGTTTCTTACTATCAAACGCTATTCGACAGAAGGATCGAACTGAAACTGGGCTACCTCAGGAACCAACATGAGTTTGCGGGCGCTGGAGACAAAGTGTTTGGACCCTCATCGAGAATGCTGTTCCAAGCCGGCATGAGCAACAATTGGGCGCCAACGCCGGCTCTTAATCTGAAGTACAATTTTGATGATCGCCTATATAACAAACTCTCAATCCAGCGCTCGGTCAGTCCAGCAGGACAATATGCGCATGTAAGCGAGAATCCCACTGGCTTGAACTGGAGCACGCGCGACGCAGGCATTCTTTTGCTTGATGAGCTTTCCTACAGGAACAAGCCTACTCCGGGTGTAATGGAGACTTGGCTGCGGGCTGGCGCGGGCTTCAACAACAGCAGCTACACGGACCTGCAGCATCCGACAGAAGCGACGACCAAGGCCAACAGCGTCTACTATGTAGGTGCGGACAGGCAATTCTGGCAGTCTGCCGTCCACGGCTCGGCATCTCGCGGAGTCTATGGCGGGCTCTCTGCAATGTATGCTCCGCCTGACCTAAATAGAGCTAGTCAATACTACGAGATTCGCCTTTATGCGAAGGGCCTATTGGACAGCCGGCCCACAGATCAGATGAGTCTTGTTGTCAGCAATACCATCTGGAGCCATGTCGCGGTGGACGCTGCACTGGCAAAAGAGCAGCTGGCGCACCGCGACAGTACAGCAATTTCAGGACTGTACACGGCGCATCTGGCGCCCGGGATATATACAACCGTCGGACTGACCTACATCAATCACCCAACAAGCATCACCTACACACCGCAAACCGGACACGCCCTGAATATATTAGTATCTACGTCGGTATTCTTCTAA
- a CDS encoding right-handed parallel beta-helix repeat-containing protein, with translation MDGNDAHCDGKEKTSVVFDRAGRRPLEIGSNKTVIGIGSTATIKGKGLRLNGVSNVVIRNLTISDINEGVIFAGDAIAIARADLVWIDHNRFHNIGRQMIAGGFGPTTNIRLSWNDFDGSDIYSSYCNGEHYWNLLFLGVPQTITIANNYFHEISGRAPHIDGAQAIIHLVNNYFHNTNAQHSGGFFHAVDAGSSVQALVEGNYFDNIETPITIGSGHIFAVLGKDTGTMPGICLTALGRRCIENIAIPVPRINGFRVDETVIIIQFGALPMSSIPLPFPADEVPAVIAARAGPGHLQSR, from the coding sequence GAAGACGTCGGTCGTCTTCGACAGGGCCGGCAGGCGCCCGCTGGAAATTGGCTCAAACAAAACGGTGATCGGCATTGGCTCGACCGCTACAATCAAAGGGAAGGGGCTGCGCCTGAATGGGGTCAGCAACGTCGTTATTCGCAACCTGACCATCAGTGATATCAATGAAGGCGTGATATTTGCCGGCGATGCTATTGCAATTGCACGAGCCGACCTGGTGTGGATCGATCACAACCGATTTCACAATATCGGGCGTCAGATGATTGCCGGCGGCTTTGGCCCCACGACGAATATTAGGCTATCCTGGAACGACTTCGATGGCAGCGATATCTATTCCTCCTATTGTAACGGGGAGCACTATTGGAACCTCCTGTTTCTTGGTGTCCCGCAGACGATCACTATCGCAAATAACTATTTTCATGAGATCTCGGGGCGGGCGCCGCACATTGACGGTGCGCAGGCCATTATCCATCTCGTTAACAATTACTTCCACAACACGAATGCGCAACACAGCGGCGGATTTTTCCATGCAGTGGATGCTGGATCGTCTGTGCAAGCACTCGTCGAGGGTAATTACTTCGACAACATTGAAACACCTATAACGATCGGTAGTGGGCATATCTTTGCCGTCTTAGGCAAAGACACCGGGACAATGCCGGGCATCTGCCTCACTGCCCTCGGACGTCGGTGCATCGAGAACATCGCGATCCCAGTGCCGCGGATCAATGGCTTTCGCGTGGATGAAACCGTAATTATAATTCAATTTGGGGCTCTTCCAATGTCATCTATTCCTCTTCCATTTCCAGCGGATGAAGTTCCGGCAGTGATCGCGGCCAGGGCAGGTCCCGGACACCTTCAGAGCCGGTGA
- the hemN gene encoding oxygen-independent coproporphyrinogen III oxidase — protein MQTSILSTYYDARLPWYTIYPTVAQFSKAVGGDACERWLQQLPLDQSVSLYFHIPFCRSICWYCGFARSITRRHSAILDFLGVLRREIDLVAAQVAQPLPVSDVHFGGGTPTLIEPTEFRRLMELLRRRFAISNTAAIAVEIDPRTFTLATCEGLAAAGVNRASLGVQSFDPIVQKAINRVQSEAQTERVVQSLRQHGIMRVNFDLIYGLPNQTVQSCVQTATTALAMRPDRLAVFGYAHVPSFKKNQRLIDEAALPDSHARAEQAAAMANTLTAAGYRQIGLDHFALPHDELALAQKAGRLRRNSLGYSADTCHKVIGFGPSAIGRLGEGYVQNEVTAGSYSGQINAGRLATSKGYCLSLEDRVRAAIIERLMCDFEVDVPAICVAHGFDPVGLLGSGERLAMLADDGIVEMEKGFLRVRPEHRFLTRAVAAAFDCFFAPPLFRPANAMIG, from the coding sequence TTGCAGACCTCGATCTTAAGCACGTATTACGATGCTCGCCTTCCTTGGTACACCATCTATCCAACTGTAGCCCAGTTCTCCAAAGCAGTCGGCGGCGACGCCTGTGAGAGATGGCTGCAGCAGCTGCCGCTTGATCAATCGGTGTCGCTCTATTTCCACATTCCGTTCTGTCGATCGATATGCTGGTATTGTGGCTTCGCTCGAAGCATCACTCGCCGGCATTCTGCTATCCTCGACTTTTTGGGGGTTCTTCGTAGGGAGATCGATTTGGTCGCGGCGCAGGTTGCGCAACCGCTGCCTGTGAGCGACGTCCACTTCGGCGGTGGAACGCCGACCCTCATCGAGCCAACGGAATTCCGGCGGTTGATGGAGCTTCTGCGCCGCCGCTTTGCGATTTCGAACACGGCCGCCATTGCTGTTGAGATCGACCCGCGCACGTTCACGCTCGCCACATGCGAAGGATTGGCGGCTGCCGGCGTGAACCGCGCGAGCCTCGGCGTCCAGAGCTTCGATCCAATTGTCCAAAAAGCCATCAACCGGGTCCAGAGTGAGGCACAAACAGAGCGCGTTGTCCAGTCGCTGCGGCAGCATGGAATAATGCGCGTCAACTTCGACCTCATCTACGGGCTGCCAAATCAGACGGTGCAGTCCTGCGTTCAGACCGCGACAACGGCGCTGGCAATGCGACCAGACCGGCTTGCGGTGTTCGGCTACGCGCACGTTCCTTCCTTCAAGAAGAATCAGCGCCTGATCGACGAGGCAGCGCTGCCAGACAGCCATGCCCGTGCAGAACAAGCAGCCGCGATGGCCAATACACTGACTGCAGCGGGCTACCGCCAGATCGGACTCGACCATTTCGCCTTGCCGCACGATGAGCTCGCGCTGGCGCAGAAAGCCGGTCGCCTGCGGCGGAATTCACTCGGTTACTCGGCCGACACCTGCCATAAAGTGATCGGCTTCGGACCGTCGGCGATCGGCCGGCTTGGCGAGGGCTACGTCCAGAACGAAGTTACGGCGGGTTCCTACAGCGGCCAAATCAACGCCGGCCGTCTGGCGACGTCAAAGGGCTACTGTCTCAGCCTTGAAGACCGCGTCCGGGCCGCGATCATTGAGCGGCTAATGTGCGATTTCGAGGTGGACGTGCCGGCAATTTGCGTTGCTCATGGATTTGACCCGGTCGGTTTGCTCGGTTCAGGCGAACGCTTGGCAATGCTCGCTGACGATGGGATCGTCGAAATGGAAAAGGGATTCCTCCGCGTGAGGCCGGAGCATCGTTTTCTCACCCGGGCCGTGGCAGCCGCATTCGATTGTTTCTTCGCGCCCCCTCTGTTCAGACCAGCCAACGCAATGATTGGATGA